In Pleuronectes platessa chromosome 5, fPlePla1.1, whole genome shotgun sequence, a single genomic region encodes these proteins:
- the sik3 gene encoding serine/threonine-protein kinase SIK3 homolog isoform X2 produces MGSQNRAQPSSGISHPSRTSTAPGCITNPGHSSATRPPPARVGHYEIERTIGKGNFAVVKLATHIITKAKVAIKIVDKTQLDDENLKKIFREVQIMKLLKHPHIIRLYQVMETERMIYLVTEYASGGEIFDHLVAHGRMAEKDARKKFKQIVAAVHFCHCRNIVHRDLKAENLLLDHNLNIKIADFGFSNLFSRGQLLKTWCGSPPYAAPELFEGKEYDGPKVDIWSLGVVLYVLVCGALPFDGSTLQNLRARVLSGKFRIPFFMSTDCEYLIRHMLVLEPSRRLSMEQICKNKWMRQGDPDPDFDRLIAECVQVKTERDTELINEQVLIAMSEIGLDRERTLQSLQTDAYDHYSAIYSLLADRLKKHKTLRVAQPPPRSISYPLNAVQTDPQGNPVSMTVPHVQLINPENQIVEPDGNMALDSDEGEEPSPEAMARYLSMRRHTVGVPDQRTEMQEDLQKLPPGFPRGAVPQPPFPPLAPIMGQMHTLMPTQSMQPTQQLEYKEQSLLQPPTLQLLNGMGPLGRRASDGGANIQLHAQLLKRPRGPSPLVASPHPIPAVAPVDEEGSDGEPDQEAVQRYLANRSKRHTTHALMSTSHGEPSAESQRPQGPRQRGGWAPDTYSRSSYKDCNTLHLPMERFSPVRRFSDGAATIQAFKAHLENSSLIKQLKQECEQLQKMYAAQHDERFLEHTQQQHILYQQEQHILHQQIQSLSLGHGESQPSHLTHQLQRLHIQPSSPPPTHPSNHLFRQNNQSPPPCSAGIMQGHGGPSQVQYQHGAPAMYQGQSGSPPPTGLARGTLPTNQQATSTRSTVPLAQGVPQQQQVTIQVQEVELGGGVQRQCSFLSTPGGHRVLGKQLSADNAEMHSRSLGRFTSAYEQAHFNPHIFSGGDAASRGASFSPYLQGTSLNVPSLEGYQSGAVGAGSYGPPSTLQQALLSPTPLDYRPPQQHITPTLQGLLSPRHSLTGHADPRLPPQDLAALLKRQSPRPCQATPTPPSGPPQEYGEMLLLHQLTQGESLDPPAPQGASGGQHYLHLLQIRPPDVQPQQHPAQAPCPSLPHSESMEEDDVPAGYHHPHEGLLAKAGEGHELLGPPRGGTPPYNSPTHRHGGFIRNAPTTRESEHVDCRPQGQAMEVPDHNGVGYSRGPQGDACRTRGHLQRHHTIQTCDDAFDQAEPMSGMSLLAGKALSSARMSDILSQTSLTGSQQLHHREESGCDVEGELHAAACYPSSCTSDMLLSYKPPDLQYSMEQAGV; encoded by the exons GTGGCTATAAAAATAGTGGATAAGACCCAGCTGGACGATGAGAACCTGAAAAAGATCTTCAGAGAGGTGCAAATCATGAAGTTGCTGAAGCACCCCCACATCATCCGCCTCTATCAG GtgatggagacggagaggatGATATATCTGGTAACAGAGTATGCGAGCGGTGGAGAGATATTTG ACCACCTGGTGGCTCACGGGCGGATGGCGGAAAAGGATGCCAGAAAAAAGTTCAAGCAGATCGTGGCAGCAGTTCATTTCTGTCATTGCCGCAACATCGTCCACAGAGACTTGAAGGCTGAGAATCTGCTCCTGGACCACAACCTCAACATCAAAAtcgcag ATTTTGGCTTCAGTAACCTGTTTTCTCGAGGCCAGCTGTTGAAGACGTGGTGTGGCAGCCCTCCCTATGCCGCACCGGAACTCTTCGAGGGAAAGGAGTATGACGGGCCAAAAGTAGATATATGG AGCTTAGGTGTGGTGTTATATGTATTGGTGTGTGGTGCCCTGCCTTTTGATGGCAGCACTCTACAAAATTTACGGGCACGTGTCCTCAGTGGCAAGTTCCGCATCCCCTTCTTCATGTCCACAG ACTGTGAGTACTTGATCAGACACATGTTAGTTCTGGAGCCCAGCAGAAGGTTGTCCATGGAGCAGATCTGTAAGAACAAGTGGATGAGACAAGGAGACCCGGACCCTGACTTTGACAGG TTGATAGCAGAGTGCGTGCAGGTGAAGACGGAAAGAGACACAGAGCTCATCAACGAGCAGGTGCTCATAGCCATGTCAGAGATCGGCCTGGACAGAGAACGCACACTTCAG TCTCTACAAACAGATGCATATGATCACTACAGTGCCATCTATAGTCTGCTGGCCGACCGCCTCAAGAAACACAAGACCCTGCGTGTTGCCCAGCCTCCGCCGCGCTCCATTAGCTATCCCCTTAATGCTGTGCAG ACAGATCCACAGGGTAATCCAGTTAGCATGACCGTTCCCCACGTCCAGCTCATCAACCCAGAGAACCAGATTGTTGAG ccTGATGGCAACATGGCACTGGACAGTGATGAAGGAGAGGAGCCATCTCCTGAGGCTATGGCTCGCTACCTCTCAATGAGGCGGCACACTGTGGGGGTACCAGACCAAAG GACAGAGATGCAGGAGGACCTACAGAAACTGCCACCGGGTTTCCCACGTGGTGCCGTGCCACAGCCCCCTTTCCCCCCACTGGCCCCCATTATGGGCCAGATGCACACTCTCATGCCCACACAGAGCATGCAGCCCACACAACAGCTGGAGTACAAG GAGCAGTCATTGCTACAGCCACCCACTCTGCAACTGCTCAACGGCATGGGGCCTCTGGGTCGAAGAGCTTCCGATGGCGGGGCTAACATTCAACTACACGCTCAGCTCCTCAAGAGGCCCCGGGGGCCCTCGCCGCTTGTCGCTAGCCCG CACCCTATCCCTGCAGTAGCTCCCGTGGACGAGGAGGGTTCGGATGGAGAACCAGACCAGGAGGCAGTACAGAG GTACCTGGCGAACCGCTCCAAGCGGCACACGACGCATGCTCTCATGAGCACATCGCATGGCGAGccctcagcagagtcacagcgACCCCAGGGCCCCCGCCAGAGGGGGGGCTGGGCCCCCGACACATACAGCCG ATCCAGCTATAAGGACTGTAACACCCTTCATCTTCCCATGGAGCGCTTCTCACCTGTCAGACGGTTCTCTGATGGCGCAGCCACCATCCAGGCTTTCAAGGCTCATCTAGAGAACAGCAGCCTCATTAAGCAGCTTAAGCAG GAGTGTGAGCAGCTTCAGAAAATGTATGCTGCCCAGCATGATGAGCGATTCCTGGAGCACACCCAGCAGCAGCATATCCTCTACCAGCAAGAGCAACATATCCTCCACCAGCAAATCCAG agTCTGTCTTTAGGCCATGGAGAGAGCCAGCCTAGTCACCTAACCCACCAGCTTCAGAG GTTGCATATCCAGCCTTCCAGCCCTCCGCCAACACATCCCAGCAACCACCTCTTCAGACAGAACAATCAGAGCCCTCCACCTTGCTCTGCAGGCATAATGCAAGGACATG GAGGTCCATCACAGGTGCAGTACCAGCACGGCGCTCCAGCTATGTACCAGGGACAAAGTGGTAGCCCTCCTCCCACAGGTCTGGCCCGAGGTACATTACCAACCAATCAACAAGCAACATCCACCCGCTCCACTGTCCCATTGGCCCAGGGTGTACCTCAGCAACAGCAG GTGACCATCCAAGTGCAGGAAGTGGAACTCGGAGGTGGGGTGCAGAGACAGTGCAGCTTTTTGTCCACGCCAGGTGGACACAGAGTCCTCGGGAAGCAGCTGAGCGCAGACAACGCCGAGATGCACAG TCGCAGTCTTGGCCGCTTCACATCAGCCTATGAGCAGGCACATTTCAATCCCCACATCTTCTCTGGTGGTGACGCAGCTTCCCGGGGCGCATCTTTCAGCCCATACCTGCAGGGAACCTCCCTTAACGTCCCCAGCCTGGAGGGTTACCAGAGCGGGGCAGTGGGGGCCGGCAGCTATGGCCCCCCCTCTACACTACAGCAGGCCCTGCTCTCCCCAACTCCTTTGGACTACCGCCCGCCACAACAGCACATCACTCCTACTCTGCAGGGCCTCCTCTCACCCCGGCACTCTTTAACTGGCCACGCCGATCCCAGGTTGCCCCCCCAAGACCTAGCTGCCCTGCTGAAGAGGCAGAGCCCTCGCCCGTGCCAAGCAACCCCCACACCACCCAGCGGTCCACCCCAAGAGTATGGAGAGATGCTGCTTCTCCACCAGCTGACTCAGGGCGAGAGCTTGGATCCCCCGGCGCCGCAAGGTGCCTCCGGAGGCCAGCActacctccatctcctccagatCCGACCCCCAGATGTCCAGCCGCAGCAGCACCCAGCACAGGCACCTTGCCCCAGCTTACCTCACTCAGAGAGCATGGAGGAGGATGACGTGCCGGCTGGCTACCACCACCCGCACGAGGGCCTGCTGGCCAAGGCAGGAGAAGGTCATGAGCTCCTGGGGCCTCCCAGAGGAGGCACCCCACCCTACAATTCCCCAACACACAGGCATGGCGGCTTCATCAGGAATGCTCCCACAACAAGAG AATCTGAGCATGTGGATTGCAGGCCCCAGGGGCAGGCCATGGAGGTGCCTGATCATAACGGGGTTGGATATTCAAGGGGTCCCCAGGGTGACGCCTGTAGGACACGTGGACATCTACAGCGCCACCACACCATCCAGACCTGTGATGATGCCTTT GACCAGGCAGAGCCGATGTCTGGAATGAGCCTGTTGGCTGGGAAGGCATTAAGCTCCGCTCGCATGTCAGACATCCTAAGCCAGACATCACTGACAGGAAGCCAGCAGCTGCACCACCGGGAAGAGTCAG GATGTGATGTTGAAGGGGAGCTCCATGCAGCAGCCTGCTACCCTTCCTCCTGCACCAGTGACATGCTCCTCAGCTACAAGCCCCCGGACCTGCAGTACAGCATGGAGCAGGCTGGGGTCTag
- the sik3 gene encoding serine/threonine-protein kinase SIK3 homolog isoform X3: MGSQNRAQPSSGISHPSRTSTAPGCITNPGHSSATRPPPARVGHYEIERTIGKGNFAVVKLATHIITKAKVAIKIVDKTQLDDENLKKIFREVQIMKLLKHPHIIRLYQVMETERMIYLVTEYASGGEIFDHLVAHGRMAEKDARKKFKQIVAAVHFCHCRNIVHRDLKAENLLLDHNLNIKIADFGFSNLFSRGQLLKTWCGSPPYAAPELFEGKEYDGPKVDIWSLGVVLYVLVCGALPFDGSTLQNLRARVLSGKFRIPFFMSTDCEYLIRHMLVLEPSRRLSMEQICKNKWMRQGDPDPDFDRLIAECVQVKTERDTELINEQVLIAMSEIGLDRERTLQSLQTDAYDHYSAIYSLLADRLKKHKTLRVAQPPPRSISYPLNAVQQTDPQGNPVSMTVPHVQLINPENQIVEPDGNMALDSDEGEEPSPEAMARYLSMRRHTVGVPDQRTEMQEDLQKLPPGFPRGAVPQPPFPPLAPIMGQMHTLMPTQSMQPTQQLEYKEQSLLQPPTLQLLNGMGPLGRRASDGGANIQLHAQLLKRPRGPSPLVASPHPIPAVAPVDEEGSDGEPDQEAVQRSSYKDCNTLHLPMERFSPVRRFSDGAATIQAFKAHLENSSLIKQLKQECEQLQKMYAAQHDERFLEHTQQQHILYQQEQHILHQQIQSLSLGHGESQPSHLTHQLQRLHIQPSSPPPTHPSNHLFRQNNQSPPPCSAGIMQGHGGPSQVQYQHGAPAMYQGQSGSPPPTGLARGTLPTNQQATSTRSTVPLAQGVPQQQQVTIQVQEVELGGGVQRQCSFLSTPGGHRVLGKQLSADNAEMHSRSLGRFTSAYEQAHFNPHIFSGGDAASRGASFSPYLQGTSLNVPSLEGYQSGAVGAGSYGPPSTLQQALLSPTPLDYRPPQQHITPTLQGLLSPRHSLTGHADPRLPPQDLAALLKRQSPRPCQATPTPPSGPPQEYGEMLLLHQLTQGESLDPPAPQGASGGQHYLHLLQIRPPDVQPQQHPAQAPCPSLPHSESMEEDDVPAGYHHPHEGLLAKAGEGHELLGPPRGGTPPYNSPTHRHGGFIRNAPTTRESEHVDCRPQGQAMEVPDHNGVGYSRGPQGDACRTRGHLQRHHTIQTCDDAFDQAEPMSGMSLLAGKALSSARMSDILSQTSLTGSQQLHHREESGCDVEGELHAAACYPSSCTSDMLLSYKPPDLQYSMEQAGV, encoded by the exons GTGGCTATAAAAATAGTGGATAAGACCCAGCTGGACGATGAGAACCTGAAAAAGATCTTCAGAGAGGTGCAAATCATGAAGTTGCTGAAGCACCCCCACATCATCCGCCTCTATCAG GtgatggagacggagaggatGATATATCTGGTAACAGAGTATGCGAGCGGTGGAGAGATATTTG ACCACCTGGTGGCTCACGGGCGGATGGCGGAAAAGGATGCCAGAAAAAAGTTCAAGCAGATCGTGGCAGCAGTTCATTTCTGTCATTGCCGCAACATCGTCCACAGAGACTTGAAGGCTGAGAATCTGCTCCTGGACCACAACCTCAACATCAAAAtcgcag ATTTTGGCTTCAGTAACCTGTTTTCTCGAGGCCAGCTGTTGAAGACGTGGTGTGGCAGCCCTCCCTATGCCGCACCGGAACTCTTCGAGGGAAAGGAGTATGACGGGCCAAAAGTAGATATATGG AGCTTAGGTGTGGTGTTATATGTATTGGTGTGTGGTGCCCTGCCTTTTGATGGCAGCACTCTACAAAATTTACGGGCACGTGTCCTCAGTGGCAAGTTCCGCATCCCCTTCTTCATGTCCACAG ACTGTGAGTACTTGATCAGACACATGTTAGTTCTGGAGCCCAGCAGAAGGTTGTCCATGGAGCAGATCTGTAAGAACAAGTGGATGAGACAAGGAGACCCGGACCCTGACTTTGACAGG TTGATAGCAGAGTGCGTGCAGGTGAAGACGGAAAGAGACACAGAGCTCATCAACGAGCAGGTGCTCATAGCCATGTCAGAGATCGGCCTGGACAGAGAACGCACACTTCAG TCTCTACAAACAGATGCATATGATCACTACAGTGCCATCTATAGTCTGCTGGCCGACCGCCTCAAGAAACACAAGACCCTGCGTGTTGCCCAGCCTCCGCCGCGCTCCATTAGCTATCCCCTTAATGCTGTGCAG CAGACAGATCCACAGGGTAATCCAGTTAGCATGACCGTTCCCCACGTCCAGCTCATCAACCCAGAGAACCAGATTGTTGAG ccTGATGGCAACATGGCACTGGACAGTGATGAAGGAGAGGAGCCATCTCCTGAGGCTATGGCTCGCTACCTCTCAATGAGGCGGCACACTGTGGGGGTACCAGACCAAAG GACAGAGATGCAGGAGGACCTACAGAAACTGCCACCGGGTTTCCCACGTGGTGCCGTGCCACAGCCCCCTTTCCCCCCACTGGCCCCCATTATGGGCCAGATGCACACTCTCATGCCCACACAGAGCATGCAGCCCACACAACAGCTGGAGTACAAG GAGCAGTCATTGCTACAGCCACCCACTCTGCAACTGCTCAACGGCATGGGGCCTCTGGGTCGAAGAGCTTCCGATGGCGGGGCTAACATTCAACTACACGCTCAGCTCCTCAAGAGGCCCCGGGGGCCCTCGCCGCTTGTCGCTAGCCCG CACCCTATCCCTGCAGTAGCTCCCGTGGACGAGGAGGGTTCGGATGGAGAACCAGACCAGGAGGCAGTACAGAG ATCCAGCTATAAGGACTGTAACACCCTTCATCTTCCCATGGAGCGCTTCTCACCTGTCAGACGGTTCTCTGATGGCGCAGCCACCATCCAGGCTTTCAAGGCTCATCTAGAGAACAGCAGCCTCATTAAGCAGCTTAAGCAG GAGTGTGAGCAGCTTCAGAAAATGTATGCTGCCCAGCATGATGAGCGATTCCTGGAGCACACCCAGCAGCAGCATATCCTCTACCAGCAAGAGCAACATATCCTCCACCAGCAAATCCAG agTCTGTCTTTAGGCCATGGAGAGAGCCAGCCTAGTCACCTAACCCACCAGCTTCAGAG GTTGCATATCCAGCCTTCCAGCCCTCCGCCAACACATCCCAGCAACCACCTCTTCAGACAGAACAATCAGAGCCCTCCACCTTGCTCTGCAGGCATAATGCAAGGACATG GAGGTCCATCACAGGTGCAGTACCAGCACGGCGCTCCAGCTATGTACCAGGGACAAAGTGGTAGCCCTCCTCCCACAGGTCTGGCCCGAGGTACATTACCAACCAATCAACAAGCAACATCCACCCGCTCCACTGTCCCATTGGCCCAGGGTGTACCTCAGCAACAGCAG GTGACCATCCAAGTGCAGGAAGTGGAACTCGGAGGTGGGGTGCAGAGACAGTGCAGCTTTTTGTCCACGCCAGGTGGACACAGAGTCCTCGGGAAGCAGCTGAGCGCAGACAACGCCGAGATGCACAG TCGCAGTCTTGGCCGCTTCACATCAGCCTATGAGCAGGCACATTTCAATCCCCACATCTTCTCTGGTGGTGACGCAGCTTCCCGGGGCGCATCTTTCAGCCCATACCTGCAGGGAACCTCCCTTAACGTCCCCAGCCTGGAGGGTTACCAGAGCGGGGCAGTGGGGGCCGGCAGCTATGGCCCCCCCTCTACACTACAGCAGGCCCTGCTCTCCCCAACTCCTTTGGACTACCGCCCGCCACAACAGCACATCACTCCTACTCTGCAGGGCCTCCTCTCACCCCGGCACTCTTTAACTGGCCACGCCGATCCCAGGTTGCCCCCCCAAGACCTAGCTGCCCTGCTGAAGAGGCAGAGCCCTCGCCCGTGCCAAGCAACCCCCACACCACCCAGCGGTCCACCCCAAGAGTATGGAGAGATGCTGCTTCTCCACCAGCTGACTCAGGGCGAGAGCTTGGATCCCCCGGCGCCGCAAGGTGCCTCCGGAGGCCAGCActacctccatctcctccagatCCGACCCCCAGATGTCCAGCCGCAGCAGCACCCAGCACAGGCACCTTGCCCCAGCTTACCTCACTCAGAGAGCATGGAGGAGGATGACGTGCCGGCTGGCTACCACCACCCGCACGAGGGCCTGCTGGCCAAGGCAGGAGAAGGTCATGAGCTCCTGGGGCCTCCCAGAGGAGGCACCCCACCCTACAATTCCCCAACACACAGGCATGGCGGCTTCATCAGGAATGCTCCCACAACAAGAG AATCTGAGCATGTGGATTGCAGGCCCCAGGGGCAGGCCATGGAGGTGCCTGATCATAACGGGGTTGGATATTCAAGGGGTCCCCAGGGTGACGCCTGTAGGACACGTGGACATCTACAGCGCCACCACACCATCCAGACCTGTGATGATGCCTTT GACCAGGCAGAGCCGATGTCTGGAATGAGCCTGTTGGCTGGGAAGGCATTAAGCTCCGCTCGCATGTCAGACATCCTAAGCCAGACATCACTGACAGGAAGCCAGCAGCTGCACCACCGGGAAGAGTCAG GATGTGATGTTGAAGGGGAGCTCCATGCAGCAGCCTGCTACCCTTCCTCCTGCACCAGTGACATGCTCCTCAGCTACAAGCCCCCGGACCTGCAGTACAGCATGGAGCAGGCTGGGGTCTag
- the sik3 gene encoding serine/threonine-protein kinase SIK3 homolog isoform X1, producing the protein MGSQNRAQPSSGISHPSRTSTAPGCITNPGHSSATRPPPARVGHYEIERTIGKGNFAVVKLATHIITKAKVAIKIVDKTQLDDENLKKIFREVQIMKLLKHPHIIRLYQVMETERMIYLVTEYASGGEIFDHLVAHGRMAEKDARKKFKQIVAAVHFCHCRNIVHRDLKAENLLLDHNLNIKIADFGFSNLFSRGQLLKTWCGSPPYAAPELFEGKEYDGPKVDIWSLGVVLYVLVCGALPFDGSTLQNLRARVLSGKFRIPFFMSTDCEYLIRHMLVLEPSRRLSMEQICKNKWMRQGDPDPDFDRLIAECVQVKTERDTELINEQVLIAMSEIGLDRERTLQSLQTDAYDHYSAIYSLLADRLKKHKTLRVAQPPPRSISYPLNAVQQTDPQGNPVSMTVPHVQLINPENQIVEPDGNMALDSDEGEEPSPEAMARYLSMRRHTVGVPDQRTEMQEDLQKLPPGFPRGAVPQPPFPPLAPIMGQMHTLMPTQSMQPTQQLEYKEQSLLQPPTLQLLNGMGPLGRRASDGGANIQLHAQLLKRPRGPSPLVASPHPIPAVAPVDEEGSDGEPDQEAVQRYLANRSKRHTTHALMSTSHGEPSAESQRPQGPRQRGGWAPDTYSRSSYKDCNTLHLPMERFSPVRRFSDGAATIQAFKAHLENSSLIKQLKQECEQLQKMYAAQHDERFLEHTQQQHILYQQEQHILHQQIQSLSLGHGESQPSHLTHQLQRLHIQPSSPPPTHPSNHLFRQNNQSPPPCSAGIMQGHGGPSQVQYQHGAPAMYQGQSGSPPPTGLARGTLPTNQQATSTRSTVPLAQGVPQQQQVTIQVQEVELGGGVQRQCSFLSTPGGHRVLGKQLSADNAEMHSRSLGRFTSAYEQAHFNPHIFSGGDAASRGASFSPYLQGTSLNVPSLEGYQSGAVGAGSYGPPSTLQQALLSPTPLDYRPPQQHITPTLQGLLSPRHSLTGHADPRLPPQDLAALLKRQSPRPCQATPTPPSGPPQEYGEMLLLHQLTQGESLDPPAPQGASGGQHYLHLLQIRPPDVQPQQHPAQAPCPSLPHSESMEEDDVPAGYHHPHEGLLAKAGEGHELLGPPRGGTPPYNSPTHRHGGFIRNAPTTRESEHVDCRPQGQAMEVPDHNGVGYSRGPQGDACRTRGHLQRHHTIQTCDDAFDQAEPMSGMSLLAGKALSSARMSDILSQTSLTGSQQLHHREESGCDVEGELHAAACYPSSCTSDMLLSYKPPDLQYSMEQAGV; encoded by the exons GTGGCTATAAAAATAGTGGATAAGACCCAGCTGGACGATGAGAACCTGAAAAAGATCTTCAGAGAGGTGCAAATCATGAAGTTGCTGAAGCACCCCCACATCATCCGCCTCTATCAG GtgatggagacggagaggatGATATATCTGGTAACAGAGTATGCGAGCGGTGGAGAGATATTTG ACCACCTGGTGGCTCACGGGCGGATGGCGGAAAAGGATGCCAGAAAAAAGTTCAAGCAGATCGTGGCAGCAGTTCATTTCTGTCATTGCCGCAACATCGTCCACAGAGACTTGAAGGCTGAGAATCTGCTCCTGGACCACAACCTCAACATCAAAAtcgcag ATTTTGGCTTCAGTAACCTGTTTTCTCGAGGCCAGCTGTTGAAGACGTGGTGTGGCAGCCCTCCCTATGCCGCACCGGAACTCTTCGAGGGAAAGGAGTATGACGGGCCAAAAGTAGATATATGG AGCTTAGGTGTGGTGTTATATGTATTGGTGTGTGGTGCCCTGCCTTTTGATGGCAGCACTCTACAAAATTTACGGGCACGTGTCCTCAGTGGCAAGTTCCGCATCCCCTTCTTCATGTCCACAG ACTGTGAGTACTTGATCAGACACATGTTAGTTCTGGAGCCCAGCAGAAGGTTGTCCATGGAGCAGATCTGTAAGAACAAGTGGATGAGACAAGGAGACCCGGACCCTGACTTTGACAGG TTGATAGCAGAGTGCGTGCAGGTGAAGACGGAAAGAGACACAGAGCTCATCAACGAGCAGGTGCTCATAGCCATGTCAGAGATCGGCCTGGACAGAGAACGCACACTTCAG TCTCTACAAACAGATGCATATGATCACTACAGTGCCATCTATAGTCTGCTGGCCGACCGCCTCAAGAAACACAAGACCCTGCGTGTTGCCCAGCCTCCGCCGCGCTCCATTAGCTATCCCCTTAATGCTGTGCAG CAGACAGATCCACAGGGTAATCCAGTTAGCATGACCGTTCCCCACGTCCAGCTCATCAACCCAGAGAACCAGATTGTTGAG ccTGATGGCAACATGGCACTGGACAGTGATGAAGGAGAGGAGCCATCTCCTGAGGCTATGGCTCGCTACCTCTCAATGAGGCGGCACACTGTGGGGGTACCAGACCAAAG GACAGAGATGCAGGAGGACCTACAGAAACTGCCACCGGGTTTCCCACGTGGTGCCGTGCCACAGCCCCCTTTCCCCCCACTGGCCCCCATTATGGGCCAGATGCACACTCTCATGCCCACACAGAGCATGCAGCCCACACAACAGCTGGAGTACAAG GAGCAGTCATTGCTACAGCCACCCACTCTGCAACTGCTCAACGGCATGGGGCCTCTGGGTCGAAGAGCTTCCGATGGCGGGGCTAACATTCAACTACACGCTCAGCTCCTCAAGAGGCCCCGGGGGCCCTCGCCGCTTGTCGCTAGCCCG CACCCTATCCCTGCAGTAGCTCCCGTGGACGAGGAGGGTTCGGATGGAGAACCAGACCAGGAGGCAGTACAGAG GTACCTGGCGAACCGCTCCAAGCGGCACACGACGCATGCTCTCATGAGCACATCGCATGGCGAGccctcagcagagtcacagcgACCCCAGGGCCCCCGCCAGAGGGGGGGCTGGGCCCCCGACACATACAGCCG ATCCAGCTATAAGGACTGTAACACCCTTCATCTTCCCATGGAGCGCTTCTCACCTGTCAGACGGTTCTCTGATGGCGCAGCCACCATCCAGGCTTTCAAGGCTCATCTAGAGAACAGCAGCCTCATTAAGCAGCTTAAGCAG GAGTGTGAGCAGCTTCAGAAAATGTATGCTGCCCAGCATGATGAGCGATTCCTGGAGCACACCCAGCAGCAGCATATCCTCTACCAGCAAGAGCAACATATCCTCCACCAGCAAATCCAG agTCTGTCTTTAGGCCATGGAGAGAGCCAGCCTAGTCACCTAACCCACCAGCTTCAGAG GTTGCATATCCAGCCTTCCAGCCCTCCGCCAACACATCCCAGCAACCACCTCTTCAGACAGAACAATCAGAGCCCTCCACCTTGCTCTGCAGGCATAATGCAAGGACATG GAGGTCCATCACAGGTGCAGTACCAGCACGGCGCTCCAGCTATGTACCAGGGACAAAGTGGTAGCCCTCCTCCCACAGGTCTGGCCCGAGGTACATTACCAACCAATCAACAAGCAACATCCACCCGCTCCACTGTCCCATTGGCCCAGGGTGTACCTCAGCAACAGCAG GTGACCATCCAAGTGCAGGAAGTGGAACTCGGAGGTGGGGTGCAGAGACAGTGCAGCTTTTTGTCCACGCCAGGTGGACACAGAGTCCTCGGGAAGCAGCTGAGCGCAGACAACGCCGAGATGCACAG TCGCAGTCTTGGCCGCTTCACATCAGCCTATGAGCAGGCACATTTCAATCCCCACATCTTCTCTGGTGGTGACGCAGCTTCCCGGGGCGCATCTTTCAGCCCATACCTGCAGGGAACCTCCCTTAACGTCCCCAGCCTGGAGGGTTACCAGAGCGGGGCAGTGGGGGCCGGCAGCTATGGCCCCCCCTCTACACTACAGCAGGCCCTGCTCTCCCCAACTCCTTTGGACTACCGCCCGCCACAACAGCACATCACTCCTACTCTGCAGGGCCTCCTCTCACCCCGGCACTCTTTAACTGGCCACGCCGATCCCAGGTTGCCCCCCCAAGACCTAGCTGCCCTGCTGAAGAGGCAGAGCCCTCGCCCGTGCCAAGCAACCCCCACACCACCCAGCGGTCCACCCCAAGAGTATGGAGAGATGCTGCTTCTCCACCAGCTGACTCAGGGCGAGAGCTTGGATCCCCCGGCGCCGCAAGGTGCCTCCGGAGGCCAGCActacctccatctcctccagatCCGACCCCCAGATGTCCAGCCGCAGCAGCACCCAGCACAGGCACCTTGCCCCAGCTTACCTCACTCAGAGAGCATGGAGGAGGATGACGTGCCGGCTGGCTACCACCACCCGCACGAGGGCCTGCTGGCCAAGGCAGGAGAAGGTCATGAGCTCCTGGGGCCTCCCAGAGGAGGCACCCCACCCTACAATTCCCCAACACACAGGCATGGCGGCTTCATCAGGAATGCTCCCACAACAAGAG AATCTGAGCATGTGGATTGCAGGCCCCAGGGGCAGGCCATGGAGGTGCCTGATCATAACGGGGTTGGATATTCAAGGGGTCCCCAGGGTGACGCCTGTAGGACACGTGGACATCTACAGCGCCACCACACCATCCAGACCTGTGATGATGCCTTT GACCAGGCAGAGCCGATGTCTGGAATGAGCCTGTTGGCTGGGAAGGCATTAAGCTCCGCTCGCATGTCAGACATCCTAAGCCAGACATCACTGACAGGAAGCCAGCAGCTGCACCACCGGGAAGAGTCAG GATGTGATGTTGAAGGGGAGCTCCATGCAGCAGCCTGCTACCCTTCCTCCTGCACCAGTGACATGCTCCTCAGCTACAAGCCCCCGGACCTGCAGTACAGCATGGAGCAGGCTGGGGTCTag